The following proteins come from a genomic window of Paramicrobacterium humi:
- the thrC gene encoding threonine synthase translates to MAHQWRGVINEYRDRLDVSDATPVISLGEGGTPLIEAKALSARTGARVFVKFEGMNPTGSFKDRGMTMAISKAIEHGAKAVICASTGNTSASAAAYAAHAGITAAVLVPEGKIAMGKLSQAVAHNGQLIQVQGNFDDCLDLARDLSANYPVHLVNSVNPDRIEGQKTAAFEVVEVLGEAPDFHFIPVGNAGNYTAYTRGYSESIDHGDSTKLPRMFGFQAAGSAPIVDGHVVKNPETIASAIRIGNPASWELAIDAREKTDGYFGAIDDQRILAAQRILSTEVGIFVEPASAISVAGLLEQSEAGNIPAGSTCVLTVTGHGLKDPQWALRTEDGSDVQPTIVPVDAAEVASVLGLASGARA, encoded by the coding sequence ATGGCACACCAGTGGCGCGGAGTCATCAATGAATACCGCGATCGTCTCGACGTCTCCGACGCGACGCCGGTCATCAGCCTCGGCGAGGGCGGCACACCGCTCATCGAGGCGAAGGCGCTCTCCGCGCGCACGGGCGCTCGCGTGTTCGTGAAGTTCGAGGGAATGAACCCGACGGGCTCGTTCAAGGACCGCGGCATGACCATGGCGATCTCCAAGGCGATCGAGCACGGCGCGAAAGCGGTGATCTGCGCGTCGACGGGGAACACCTCGGCCTCGGCCGCCGCCTACGCCGCACACGCCGGCATCACCGCAGCCGTCCTCGTCCCCGAAGGCAAGATCGCGATGGGCAAGCTGAGCCAGGCCGTCGCGCACAACGGTCAGCTGATCCAGGTGCAGGGCAACTTCGATGACTGCCTCGATCTCGCGCGCGACCTGTCGGCGAACTATCCCGTGCACCTCGTGAACTCCGTGAACCCCGACCGCATCGAGGGTCAGAAGACGGCCGCGTTCGAGGTCGTCGAGGTGCTCGGCGAGGCGCCCGACTTCCACTTCATCCCCGTCGGCAACGCGGGCAACTACACGGCCTACACACGCGGTTACTCCGAGTCGATCGACCACGGCGACTCGACGAAGCTGCCGCGCATGTTCGGCTTCCAGGCCGCGGGAAGCGCGCCGATCGTCGACGGCCACGTCGTGAAGAACCCCGAGACGATCGCGAGCGCCATCCGCATCGGCAACCCCGCGTCGTGGGAGCTCGCTATCGACGCACGGGAGAAGACCGACGGGTACTTCGGCGCCATCGACGACCAGCGGATTCTCGCCGCACAGCGCATCCTGTCGACGGAGGTGGGCATCTTCGTCGAGCCTGCGTCCGCGATCAGCGTCGCCGGCCTGCTCGAGCAGAGCGAAGCCGGCAACATCCCCGCCGGCTCCACGTGCGTGCTCACGGTCACCGGGCACGGACTCAAGGACCCGCAGTGGGCGCTTCGCACGGAAGACGGCAGCGACGTCCAGCCGACCATCGTGCCGGTCGACGCCGCCGAGGTCGCCAGCGTGCTCGGCCTCGCCAGCGGAGCCAGGGCGTGA
- the argS gene encoding arginine--tRNA ligase produces MTPADLSRVLFDILGPLAEQRREGSSAEISESQVTLERPKNREHGDWASNIAMKLAKPLGANPRELASQIAEQLQSVDGIASVDVAGPGFINIRLDAAAAGQLAKTIVDAGEAYGRNDSLAGEVINLEFVSANPTGPLHIGHTRWAALGDSIRRVLAASGAEVASEFYINDAGNQMDTFGRSVLAAAKGEPTPEGGYPGAYIADLAAAVLEREPKLLELAEDDAVHTAREIAYELQLTEIKESLARFNVVFDVWFSERQLHAPDENGRSDIDVAVERLREQGHVFEQDDAIWVRTTEFGDDKDRVIRRGNGVYTYFAADAAYYLNKGDRGFTHKIYLLGADHHGYVHRLKALAGAAGDDPERDIEVLIGQLVSINGARLSKRAGNIIELNDLQAWLGTDALRYSLGRYPADSPLTLDPELLRKRTNDNPVFYVQYAHARTCSVSRNARDAGVDRDAFAPETLTHETEAALLGALQEFPRIVAQSAELREPHRVARYLEELAGLYHRWYDNCRIIPKGDDPIEDVHRTRLWVNDATRQVIANGLGLLGVSAPERM; encoded by the coding sequence GTGACTCCAGCAGACCTCTCCCGCGTCCTCTTCGACATCCTCGGTCCCCTCGCCGAGCAGCGACGAGAAGGCAGCTCAGCTGAGATCTCCGAGTCCCAGGTCACGCTCGAGCGCCCCAAGAACCGCGAACACGGCGACTGGGCCTCCAACATCGCCATGAAGCTCGCGAAGCCCCTGGGCGCCAACCCGCGCGAGCTCGCGAGCCAGATCGCCGAGCAGCTGCAGAGCGTCGACGGCATCGCGTCCGTCGACGTCGCCGGTCCCGGATTCATCAATATCCGACTGGATGCCGCTGCCGCGGGGCAGCTCGCGAAGACCATCGTCGACGCGGGCGAGGCCTACGGCCGCAACGACTCCCTCGCCGGGGAAGTCATCAACCTCGAGTTCGTCTCGGCGAACCCGACGGGGCCGCTGCACATCGGGCACACCCGCTGGGCGGCGCTCGGCGACTCCATCAGGCGCGTTCTCGCGGCATCCGGCGCCGAGGTCGCGAGCGAGTTCTACATCAACGACGCCGGCAACCAGATGGACACGTTCGGCCGCTCGGTGCTCGCCGCGGCCAAGGGCGAGCCGACGCCGGAGGGCGGCTACCCGGGCGCGTACATCGCCGACCTCGCCGCCGCGGTGCTGGAGCGCGAGCCCAAGCTGCTCGAGCTGGCCGAGGACGACGCCGTGCACACGGCGCGCGAGATCGCCTACGAGCTGCAGCTGACCGAGATCAAGGAGTCGCTCGCGCGCTTCAACGTCGTTTTCGACGTGTGGTTCTCGGAGCGTCAGCTGCACGCTCCCGACGAGAACGGCCGAAGCGACATCGACGTCGCCGTCGAGCGCTTGCGCGAGCAGGGCCACGTCTTCGAGCAGGACGACGCGATCTGGGTGCGCACGACCGAGTTCGGCGACGACAAAGACCGCGTCATCCGTCGCGGCAACGGCGTCTACACCTACTTCGCCGCCGACGCCGCCTACTACCTCAACAAGGGCGACCGCGGCTTCACGCACAAGATCTACCTGCTCGGCGCCGACCACCACGGCTATGTTCACCGCCTCAAGGCGCTCGCCGGCGCCGCAGGCGATGACCCCGAACGCGACATCGAAGTGCTCATCGGACAGCTCGTGAGCATCAACGGCGCCCGCCTGTCGAAGCGCGCCGGCAACATCATCGAGCTGAACGACCTGCAGGCGTGGCTCGGAACCGACGCGCTGCGCTACTCGCTCGGCCGCTACCCGGCGGACTCGCCGCTCACGCTCGACCCCGAGCTGCTGCGCAAGCGCACGAACGACAACCCGGTGTTCTACGTGCAGTACGCGCACGCTCGCACGTGCTCCGTCTCCCGCAACGCCCGCGACGCCGGAGTCGACCGCGACGCCTTCGCCCCAGAGACCCTCACGCACGAGACCGAGGCGGCGCTTCTCGGCGCGCTGCAGGAGTTCCCGCGCATCGTCGCGCAGTCCGCCGAGCTGCGCGAGCCGCACCGTGTCGCTCGCTACCTCGAGGAGCTCGCCGGGCTCTACCACCGCTGGTACGACAACTGCCGCATCATCCCGAAGGGCGACGACCCGATCGAGGACGTGCACCGTACCCGCTTGTGGGTGAATGACGCGACCCGCCAGGTGATCGCGAACGGCCTCGGGCTGCTCGGCGTGTCGGCGCCCGAGAGAATGTGA
- a CDS encoding iron ABC transporter ATP-binding protein: MSSSLVRSLGLVAVVATGIALAGCAPAVEDEPSASPGVTSTATGEPTATGSPAPTETPGTTAPTTDPTTKPTTNPNAGEPVGLACDQLITLQQMYDFNSNVSLLGPFTPKASALSAKVAAFKGLTCRSQQNSSGNALDFSVAKLDKATLEQLANQAVTNSKSVPTYGVEGYFNRANGIGTAQAFSGSYWIVAESADFIEPGDVAPLMEAMIGNLS; the protein is encoded by the coding sequence ATGTCATCTTCGCTCGTTCGCAGCCTCGGACTGGTCGCTGTCGTCGCGACGGGGATCGCCCTCGCGGGCTGCGCGCCCGCTGTGGAGGACGAGCCGAGCGCCTCCCCCGGCGTGACGAGCACCGCGACGGGCGAGCCGACCGCGACCGGATCTCCCGCGCCGACGGAGACGCCGGGGACGACTGCTCCGACAACGGACCCGACGACGAAGCCCACGACGAATCCGAACGCGGGCGAGCCCGTGGGTCTCGCGTGCGATCAGCTGATCACGCTGCAGCAGATGTACGACTTCAACTCGAACGTCAGCCTGCTCGGCCCGTTCACGCCGAAGGCGAGCGCGCTGTCGGCGAAGGTCGCGGCGTTCAAGGGGCTCACATGCCGCTCGCAGCAGAACTCGAGCGGCAACGCGCTCGACTTCTCGGTCGCGAAGCTCGACAAGGCGACGCTCGAGCAGCTCGCGAACCAGGCGGTGACGAACTCGAAGTCCGTGCCGACCTATGGCGTCGAGGGATACTTCAACCGCGCGAACGGGATCGGAACGGCGCAGGCGTTCTCGGGCAGCTACTGGATCGTCGCGGAATCCGCGGACTTCATCGAGCCGGGCGATGTCGCACCGCTCATGGAAGCCATGATCGGCAATCTCTCGTAG
- a CDS encoding homoserine dehydrogenase, whose translation MIDSRTLRIALLGAGNVGSQVARLLIENRTELAARAGADLELVGIAVRDVDAKRDVELPRELLTTDADSLIVGADIVIELMGGIEPARSYILKAVESGADVVTGNKALLAAHGSELLEATEQVGAEISYEASVAAAIPILRPLRDSLAGDNIRRVLAIVNGSTNFILDRMDQNGDSMADASQLARELGYLEADPTLDVEGWDAAQKATILARLAFHTSIDTERVYREGITGVTAEQIEAAKSAGYVIKLLAVAERLTAEDGTEGVSARVYPALVPREHPLASVHGGNNAVFVDAEAAGPLMFYGAGAGGLQTASAILGDVVSAARRHVAGGPGLVGSSHAALPLLSIDDVITKYQINLLVEDRPGVLAELAGIFESLGVSVQTVEQFVAEEEGLATLIVGTHSAREKALRATVEALREAKATARIVSVLRVEGAQ comes from the coding sequence ATGATCGACAGCCGCACGCTGAGGATCGCCCTGCTCGGGGCCGGAAACGTCGGGTCGCAGGTCGCGCGGCTCCTGATCGAGAACCGGACGGAACTCGCCGCGCGCGCCGGAGCCGATCTCGAGCTCGTCGGCATCGCGGTGCGCGACGTCGACGCGAAACGCGACGTCGAGCTGCCGCGCGAGCTTCTCACGACCGACGCCGACTCGCTCATCGTCGGCGCCGACATCGTCATCGAGCTCATGGGCGGCATCGAACCGGCCCGCTCCTACATCCTCAAGGCCGTGGAATCCGGCGCGGACGTCGTCACGGGCAACAAGGCCCTTCTCGCCGCGCACGGTTCGGAGCTGCTCGAGGCGACCGAGCAGGTCGGCGCCGAGATCTCCTACGAGGCCTCGGTCGCGGCCGCAATCCCTATTCTGCGGCCGCTGCGCGACAGCCTCGCCGGCGACAACATCCGTCGCGTGCTCGCGATCGTGAACGGGTCGACGAACTTCATCCTCGACAGGATGGACCAGAACGGCGATTCGATGGCGGACGCCTCGCAGCTCGCGCGCGAGCTCGGCTACCTCGAGGCGGACCCGACCCTCGACGTCGAGGGCTGGGACGCCGCGCAGAAGGCGACGATCCTCGCACGCCTGGCGTTCCACACGAGCATCGATACCGAGCGCGTCTACCGTGAGGGCATCACGGGCGTCACGGCGGAGCAGATCGAGGCGGCGAAGTCGGCCGGCTACGTCATCAAGCTGCTCGCCGTCGCCGAACGGCTCACCGCCGAGGACGGCACCGAGGGCGTCTCGGCGCGCGTGTATCCGGCGCTCGTGCCACGAGAACACCCGCTCGCCTCCGTGCACGGCGGCAACAACGCCGTGTTCGTCGACGCGGAGGCGGCCGGACCGCTCATGTTCTACGGCGCGGGCGCCGGCGGCCTGCAGACGGCATCCGCCATCCTCGGCGATGTGGTCTCCGCCGCTCGTCGCCATGTCGCGGGCGGACCGGGGCTCGTCGGCTCCAGCCATGCGGCGCTCCCGCTGCTGTCGATCGACGACGTCATCACCAAGTATCAGATCAACCTCCTCGTCGAGGACCGGCCCGGCGTGCTCGCCGAACTCGCCGGCATCTTCGAGAGTCTCGGCGTGTCGGTGCAGACCGTCGAGCAGTTCGTCGCCGAGGAGGAAGGGCTCGCGACCCTCATCGTGGGCACCCACTCCGCTCGGGAGAAGGCGCTGCGCGCCACGGTCGAAGCGCTGAGGGAAGCGAAGGCGACAGCACGAATTGTCAGTGTCCTACGAGTTGAAGGAGCCCAGTAA
- a CDS encoding LmeA family phospholipid-binding protein: MLPEAQDVPKSRGGRRLGIGLGVTVLVLAVLAGAAWVADGIFRGMAEDAAASAIEAQLPEGVSADLHVSIGGGLFLPQLLAGSFAEVTITTDDASYKSVGFDAVVRAEGVPTDVSGTVRHVDARVTLDEDAVNELLALPGTDPHLSLGESTVTYEDATRVLGFEIGYTVTARASAEDSTVTLAPEHVKVTSPLGSLNLDDVVGRVLDKPVAVCVADRLPAVVDLDGIAVEPGSATLTLTAAKLPLDAAALGTPGSCDAG; the protein is encoded by the coding sequence GTGCTGCCCGAAGCCCAGGACGTGCCGAAGAGCCGAGGCGGGCGCCGTCTCGGCATCGGTCTGGGCGTCACGGTGCTCGTGCTCGCCGTCCTGGCCGGCGCCGCGTGGGTGGCGGACGGCATCTTCCGGGGCATGGCGGAAGACGCCGCAGCGTCCGCGATCGAGGCACAGCTGCCCGAGGGGGTGAGCGCCGACCTCCACGTGTCGATCGGGGGAGGCCTCTTCCTGCCCCAGCTGCTCGCGGGCAGCTTCGCGGAGGTCACGATCACTACCGACGACGCGAGCTACAAGAGCGTCGGCTTCGACGCGGTCGTGCGTGCCGAAGGAGTGCCGACGGACGTCAGCGGCACCGTGCGGCACGTCGACGCGCGCGTCACCCTCGACGAAGACGCCGTGAACGAACTGCTCGCGCTGCCGGGCACGGACCCGCATCTCAGCCTCGGCGAGAGCACCGTCACCTACGAGGACGCCACTCGCGTACTCGGCTTCGAGATCGGCTACACGGTCACCGCACGCGCGAGCGCCGAAGACTCGACGGTGACGCTCGCGCCCGAGCACGTGAAGGTGACGAGCCCGCTCGGCAGCCTCAACCTCGACGACGTCGTCGGCCGCGTGCTCGACAAGCCCGTCGCGGTGTGCGTCGCCGACCGGCTGCCCGCCGTCGTGGATCTCGACGGCATCGCCGTCGAGCCAGGATCGGCGACCCTCACGCTCACGGCCGCGAAGCTTCCGCTCGACGCCGCGGCGCTCGGCACTCCCGGCTCGTGCGACGCCGGCTGA
- the lysA gene encoding diaminopimelate decarboxylase, whose protein sequence is MTHNPLAPPWLNEPDDANALAGGLWSRTATRTGDGEMAVGGVAASDLARDFGTPLYVIDEHDARSRAVEVREALQSAFARIGTHAHVYYAGKAFLSTEIARWMTEAGCRIDVCSGGELAVVLAAGVDAANVGFHGNNKSLAEIERAVVAGVGTIIIDSLQEIERVADAAARNGRRQRVRLRVNSGVHAHTHEFLATAHEDQKFGLTLEQAPDAVARIRAHGDLEFLGLHGHIGSQIFGEGGFAESAARLLGVHKALLRDGPVPELNLGGGFGIAYTSADDPTPIRQLADAIADIVRDECARLEIPLPEVAFEPGRTIIGTAGMTLYEVGTTKPVALDADGRPLSRLYVSVDGGMSDNARPALYGADYSARIASRTSDAAPALVRVAGKHCESGDIVVNDDYLPGDVAPGDLLAVAATGAYCWSLASNYNYLGRPPVVAVRDGGARVIVRGETEADLLARDAGLDGR, encoded by the coding sequence GTGACGCATAACCCGCTAGCTCCGCCGTGGCTGAACGAGCCCGATGACGCCAATGCGCTCGCCGGCGGACTGTGGTCGCGCACGGCGACGCGCACCGGAGACGGCGAGATGGCGGTCGGCGGCGTCGCGGCATCCGATCTCGCTCGAGACTTCGGCACGCCGCTGTACGTCATCGACGAGCATGACGCCCGGTCCCGCGCCGTGGAGGTGCGAGAGGCCCTGCAGTCGGCGTTCGCGCGCATCGGAACGCATGCTCACGTGTACTACGCCGGCAAGGCGTTTCTCTCCACGGAAATCGCCCGCTGGATGACCGAGGCCGGCTGCCGCATCGACGTGTGCTCGGGCGGCGAGCTCGCGGTCGTTCTCGCCGCGGGAGTGGATGCCGCAAACGTGGGCTTCCACGGAAACAACAAGTCCCTCGCCGAGATCGAGCGCGCCGTCGTCGCCGGCGTCGGCACGATAATCATCGACAGCCTGCAGGAGATCGAGCGCGTCGCCGACGCGGCAGCGCGCAACGGCCGTCGGCAGCGCGTGCGCCTTCGGGTCAACAGCGGTGTGCACGCGCACACTCACGAATTCCTCGCGACGGCGCACGAGGACCAGAAGTTCGGACTCACCCTCGAGCAGGCGCCCGACGCGGTGGCCCGCATCCGCGCGCACGGCGACCTCGAGTTCCTCGGCCTGCACGGACACATCGGCTCGCAGATCTTCGGCGAGGGCGGCTTCGCCGAGTCCGCGGCGCGCCTGCTCGGCGTTCACAAGGCGCTGCTCCGTGACGGACCCGTTCCCGAGCTGAACCTCGGCGGCGGATTCGGCATCGCCTACACGAGCGCCGACGACCCGACTCCGATCCGGCAGCTCGCCGATGCGATCGCGGACATCGTGCGCGACGAGTGCGCCCGGCTGGAGATTCCGCTGCCCGAGGTCGCGTTCGAGCCCGGGCGCACCATCATCGGCACCGCCGGCATGACGCTGTACGAAGTGGGCACGACGAAGCCTGTCGCTCTCGACGCCGACGGGCGGCCGCTCAGCCGGCTGTACGTGAGCGTCGACGGCGGCATGAGCGATAACGCCCGCCCCGCGCTGTACGGCGCCGACTACTCCGCCCGCATCGCGTCGCGCACATCGGACGCGGCGCCCGCTCTCGTGCGGGTCGCGGGGAAGCACTGCGAGTCCGGCGACATCGTCGTGAACGACGACTACCTGCCCGGAGACGTCGCACCCGGCGATCTGCTGGCGGTCGCGGCGACGGGCGCCTACTGCTGGTCGCTCGCGAGCAACTACAACTACCTGGGCCGCCCGCCCGTCGTGGCGGTGCGGGACGGCGGCGCACGAGTGATCGTGCGCGGCGAGACCGAAGCCGACCTCTTGGCGCGAGACGCCGGATTGGATGGACGATGA
- a CDS encoding transglutaminase-like domain-containing protein → MLRTVSAHLQFSLSGQSDLLFQLAVAAGTPIRSESFSFASDGRVYLPREIVDRHGTRILRFTGETGEYDVHYSAVVAGARPIPPVDEVELLGYLRPSRYAESDALYSQARWTFAGLQGHALVNAVADWTHDALEYVPGSSRGTDSARTSLETGRGVCRDFAHVVVTMLRACDMPARVAAVYAPGLAPMDFHAVAEAWVDGRWCVVDATRLAPRPSLVRIATGRDASDVAFLTHHRGQLRVRSIAVDAVSDRLPTDDHTMPLALA, encoded by the coding sequence ATGCTCCGCACCGTGTCCGCACATCTGCAGTTCTCGCTCTCGGGGCAGAGCGATCTGCTGTTCCAGCTCGCCGTCGCCGCGGGAACTCCGATCCGAAGCGAGAGCTTCTCGTTCGCGAGCGACGGACGCGTCTACCTTCCCCGGGAGATCGTCGACCGGCACGGCACGCGGATCCTGAGATTCACGGGGGAGACCGGCGAGTACGACGTGCACTATTCAGCAGTCGTCGCCGGCGCCCGGCCCATCCCGCCCGTCGACGAGGTCGAACTCCTCGGCTACTTGCGGCCGAGCCGCTACGCCGAGTCCGACGCCCTCTACAGCCAAGCACGCTGGACGTTCGCCGGTTTGCAGGGCCACGCGCTCGTGAACGCGGTCGCTGACTGGACCCACGACGCACTCGAGTACGTTCCCGGATCAAGCCGCGGAACCGACAGCGCTCGCACGAGCCTCGAAACCGGCCGCGGGGTGTGCCGCGACTTCGCGCACGTCGTCGTGACAATGCTGCGTGCCTGCGACATGCCCGCGCGCGTCGCCGCCGTCTACGCTCCCGGCCTCGCGCCCATGGACTTCCACGCCGTCGCTGAAGCGTGGGTCGATGGCCGCTGGTGCGTCGTGGATGCGACGCGCCTGGCTCCCCGGCCATCGCTCGTTCGCATCGCCACGGGACGGGACGCTTCCGACGTCGCGTTCCTGACCCACCACCGCGGTCAGCTTCGCGTGCGCTCGATCGCCGTCGACGCGGTGAGCGATCGGCTGCCCACCGACGACCACACCATGCCGCTCGCGCTGGCGTGA